The genome window tatcttcttttatatatatatatatatatatatatatatatatataaactattagCTTAAATATAAAATGCTACTAAGAGAATTCATATAAGTAcgtttaattttgtttttttttttgttttttggtttattttagtattggaacttactttttctaatttatatactcacttttcaaaatacctcacatcaaattatctattttatacttcattttattaaaatatcaaatttcttttttttttttaattgtttctctttcttcacacaATAATTACCATCGACTCTCATTCTTTATCTATAGATAcgtaaagaaataataaaaattaaatgtaaaatgaataaTGCTAGTGTAAATTGACATGATTACTATAACAACCACgtatttttctataattttgcACGGCCTAATTCGTataaattttgggtttgatagGCTAAAATGTGATATATGCAAACATTGATACAATTGGTCTAACTATTAATTCCGTCTTATTAGAATTCTGAAAACACTTAACAATTAATTGTACTCCTAAATTCTAGGAATCAATTATGAATTCTTTGCAAATAAATCATGGTAGACAACATAATTGCTGTAACTCTAGCACTACTCCAATACAATGAATGAGTGAAATGATTTCTGTTGAATTAACTAGAAGACTAATGAGGTAATGGAGACGTCCATGGAATCCAACCGGCAAGACTTAGTGGGAGCTGCTGATATGAAAGGTCATTCTTTTATGGTcaacgagaaaaaaaaaaatttctcctaaATGGTGTTATCTTATATTGGTGTGATTCCTGAGTCTTTTAAGGCGACTTTCCTGGCACATTGTGTTTCTGTTCCAACAACCTTATTAGCTCTTATTGCAAGTCCgcctttaccaaaaaaatattctatGTATAGATGTTCACTCGTCCCCCTTACATAATTGCAACCAAGTGAAGTTGATTGTTCAGTTGCATATCTGACACCAACAATCAATTTACCAGCTTCCTGCCCCCTCAAACCAAATGAAGCTTCACCAAACCAACCTATATGCACTTTGGCCTATGCGCCTTCATGTCATTCTTCCTTTTTCTATAAACTTATTGCAACCCACCATTACTGCCAATTCTCCAACAAACTTAGTATAAAGTtcttattaataataacaataggaataaaattaataataattacttcatgttaataataaattactctcttaataaaagattttgtaaaaaaaatatttggctttagcatttctcttttcaagaaatgttatattcacaatattttcgttacactttcacaacaaatcctatgtAGTAAGTTGgatttaatttgaacttatcacatatattacttttttgctcatccataacaaccaataacaaactgttatttagattttattatgaaattattatgaaaatgttgttgaaataatttttctcttttccataataaaaacaaaattattatcttaaaaGTTGAAACCCAATCATTTTGGTAGAATTAAtctctacaaaataaaaattttattaatgtttatCTTTTAAATGAGTTGTTCTAGGATTACTAAACTATTTCACAACTTCTTTACCACGTTTTTAACGTGGCAAATTGTGAGTGGTTATTTTTCACTTATACATGTACgcataattttttcttcaccacATTCTTTGCAACATAacagttataaaaaaaatgttgtaaaataatttgcgTTCTTACTTCCTATATTTTCTTCCATGTTGCTTTACATCACAGTTGTAAAAAAGaagttgtgaaataatttgtgtAGTTACTCTCTATATTTTCTTACACGTTGCTTTAAttacccaaacccaaaacctttatttttcctttttctctttctcttttttctcatcAACTTGTTCacttcttcctcatcttcttattttccttttctttcactTTCCTCCACATAAAGCCACACACAAtctcattttcttatatatattacttttcttttcctggcCATCTTCTTTGACAATTCATGAAGAACATATCATGCAAGCTCTTGCATTTCTTCAAACATGAAACTTTTTGAATATCATGCAAGCTCTTGCATTTCTTCAAACATGAAACTTCTTGAATATCATGCACCTTACATGGACATGCAAGCCATTTAATAGTTTGTTGGCTAATGTCAAGCCACTAAGTTTGACTATTCAAGCCATTCCAATTGTGTATCTCTCTCAATTTCAGACTGCTCCTCTCCCTGTCCgtgtgtctttctttttcttcatttctcaCTCGCCGAATGACCTTGTATTTGCTGCAgccaatttttcttctttcttccacGTGTCCCACACTCTTAAGTCATTTCTCAATAAATGAGAAAGCTGGACTTCAAGACTTTTCGAACAAGCTCATGTGCTGGACCATACGGCTCATGTGCTCCGTATAGTCCAGCACACAACTTATCATTActtcatatgtatatatatatatttttgaagtgAAGTTGGTTATTCATTTGCATATCTGATACCACAATATCTCCCAGCCTTCTGCTTCTCAAACCAAATGAAGCTTCACCAAACCAATTTATTTGCATTTTGGCCTATACTCCTCTTTTCTATAAGCCTACTATGCTTATTGCAACCTACCATGACTGCCATCCCTCCAACAAATGAAACTGATCGTTTGGCTTTGCTTAAATTCAAAGAATCAATCACTGACACATATATGATGTTGAGCTCATGGAATGATTCTATGCACTTCTGCCACTGGTCTGGAATCACATGTGGCGGACGACACCAAAGAGTCACGGCCTTGGACCTACAAGGGTATAAGTTACGAGGATCCATATCACCTTACATCAGCAACCTCACCTTCCTTAGGATCATCAATCTCCAAAACAACAGCTTCTATGACAAAATCCCACATGAAGTTGGTCATTTGTTCCGACTACAAGAGCTGTATCTTAACAATAACACATTGGAAGGTGAAGTACCATCCATCTTATCCAACTGCTCCAATGCTagaatcataaattttaattggaatGAACTTAATGGGAAAATTCCAGTAGAGTTAGGCTCTTTGAAGAAGCTTGAAACGCTTGCGCTTCGTGCAAACAATCTGACAGGAAGAATTCCACAATCTTTTGGTAATCTTTCATCAATTAGAAATTTATCTCTACCAGTTAACAAATTGGTGGGAAATATACCATATCACATTGGTCATCTAAAAAGCTTAGTCCGATTCAGCATTTCTGCCAATGAAATCTCAGGTACAATACCTTCCTCCCTTTATAATATATCATCTCTCCAAATAATCTCAATCTCAATAAACCAACTCAGCGGTACACTGCCAGCCAACATTGGCCTCACTCTCCCTAATCTCAAATCACTTGCATTTGGTATTAATGAATTCTCTGGGCCAATTCCTATTTCATTATGCAACGCATCTCAGCTTCAAATCCTTGATCTTACTTTAAACAATTTTTCGGGATTAGTTCCAACTAATTTGGGAAATTTGCCAGATCTTCGGTATATAGACTTATATAGCAATTGCCTAGGAAGGAGCCTGTATTTCTTAAAATCTTTGACCAATTGTAGTAGACtagatattttggatttcagTACAAACCAATTTGGAGGTGTTTTGCCAATACCTGTTGGTAACTTGTCAACCCAACTTACGAGATTATATTTTGGAAACAATGAAATTTCTGGAACTATTCCTGTAACATTAGGGAATCTTGTCAACTTAATTGCCTTAGGCTTGGAGAATAATCTTTTCACAGGCCTCATTCCCACTATTTTCaagaagtttcaaaaaattcaaaaattgacTTTAAATGGAAATAGATTGTTAGCAGAGATACCAACCTCCATAGGCAGCCTTACTCAGTTATTAGAACTCCATTTAGATGGAAACAGATTAGAAGGAAGCATACCTCCAAGTCTAGGTAATTGCCAAAATTTGCAAATCTTAAGCATTTCACAAAACAATCTTAGTGGATTCATCCCCCCGCAGCTTATTGGTCTATCTTCCCTTCCAATACTACTTAACCTGTCTCACAACTCATTTTCCGGCAAACTACCTTTTGAAGTGggcaatttgaaaaatatttaccGACTTGATATCTCTGAGAATAATTTGTCTGGGGAAATTCCTAACTCCATAGGAAACTGTTTCAGCTTGGAGTACCTTAGCTTGCAAGGTAATTCCTTTGACGGATCCTTACCATCATCTATGGCTTTCTTAAAAGGCCTCAAATTCCTTGATGTTTCAAGAAATAACCTATCAGGCTCAATTCCAAAAGGTTTAGAAAAGCTTCCTTATTTAAAAGAATTGAACCTCTCATTCAATGATATCGAGGGTGAGTTGCCAACAGAGGGAGTTTTCAAAAATGCAAGTGCTATATCAATGATCGGAAATACTAAACTTTGTGGTGGTGTTCCACAACTGTTGTTGCCTCCATGTCCTGTTAAAGTCATAAAACCTACAAAGTCCCTTTCATTCAAACTTAAAATTGCaatcattgttgttgttgtatgttTCCTTCTgttttcattcattctttttcttcatcggaggaaaaaatcaaaaaggaaTTCATCTTCTTTGGATTCAACAATAGACCTCTTGCCAAATGTTTCTTATAAAATGCTTTATTAGGCAACCAATGGATTTTCTCCTAGTAACTTAGTTGGGACTGGCAGTTTTGGCTTTGTATATAAAGGAGTTCTTCACCCTGAGGAAAGATTAGTTGCTGTAAAGGTCATTAACCTTCAACGAAAGGGTGCTTCCAAGAGTTTTATGGCTGAATGTAATGTACTAAGAAATATCCGACATAGGAATCTTGTCAAGATATTAACATGTTGCTCGAGCGTGGATTACAGTGGGAATCAATTTAAAGCTCTAGTCTTTGAATTCATGACAAATGGGAGTCTAGATATCTGGCTTCATCCAAAGATAGATAGGGAAGATCAATCGGGGGTCCTGAGCCTTCTTCAAAGACTAAATATTGCAATTGATGTTGCTTGTGCATTAGATTATCTTCACAACCATTCTGTGCAACCAATCATTCATTGTGATTTGAAGCCAAGCAATATTCTTCTTGACAATGACATGGTGGCTCACGTAAGCGATTTTGGTTTAGCGAGACTCCTCTCAACTGTTACTAATTCTTCTCAAAAGTTAACTAGTACAATTGGGATAAAGGGGTCTATTGGCAATACTGCTCCGGGTAACTATCTTTCCAATTGTGTCTAATTTCTTTAAAATGCTTGTAGATCTTGTTAATAATAGTTGTTCAAAACATATTgaattgttttttgaaattatcttactatgaatataaaattttctttgtattaatatgcaacacaaaaacacacaaactcACGACATGATTTATACCTTgataaatcataaatttgattaattgaCAAACATCAATTATTGACTATCCATTGGCCTTGCCTTTTTTTAGGCATTTATTTCCTCAACTCTGTATGTTGTGATGATAGTCAATCGACTATATCAGATATGGTATAGCTGGTCTCAAAACAGATCtaatgttttatgttttttgtcaTTGCATGTCAACCACCATTAATCAAGTAATGAATAATAATAGGACAACTGATTTTATTTGAACATGGGTCTCGCAAAGGCATTTAGGAAGGTCAGTACCTAATGTGTGCAACATATCCGtatcaattataaaataatttgattacaTTGTCATAATCCTAACCATTAACCATGTTTCTTTtgcttcatatatatataaaattacctctcaagttcctcaaaaaaaaaagttccaccAGAGACCCTATGGTGCTATTCTAATGTAGAAATTATCATTTTTCTCACATGAAATTTTGAAACGATATCATCTATCATATCCTTCTTTCTGAAGTTCaaattctttttggtttttgttgaatCAAATGAATTTGCACTCTCATTAAATCCCAAATCTCATTATAACATGAACTGCAAAATCTTCTTATATATCATAAATTGTAGAGTATGGCACGGGCAACGAGGTATCAATTGAGGGGGACGTATATAGCTTTGGAGTATTTCTACTGGAGATGTTTTTGGGAAAGAGACCAACTGATGAAATGTTTAAAGATGATCTCAATCTCCACAGTTTTGTTAGGATGGCATTGCCAGAACAACTTGTTCAAATTGTGGACCCAGCACTTCTTGTAAGAGGAGTTGAAGAAATGCCAGCAGCTGCAGTGGCAGCTAGAGAATATTATAATGAGAATGAAATTGAAGCAGATGAAGAAACTCAAGCTATTGTTAACCACAGCCAAGTGGAAGCTAATGTGTATAAGTGCTTAATCTCAGTCCTTGAAATTGGTCTTGCATGTTCCATAGAGTCACaaaaggaaagaatgaaaatggaGGAAGTTAGCAAGGAACTACATTCAATAAAGAATGCTTTTCTAGGTTCTAGGATTTGAAGAGGTTAGAGAATCCAAGTTGAGGTCCTGCTAcacttcaaattcaaattagcttaaataaaattgcaaatgAGAATTGTCTCATAAAATGGTGATGTCCTAAGTTGTAATATACTGGTCATTAAggtcttttccttttcttttttttggatagatgaTCCTGATTGTACAACTAAATATTCTTTCATATTAAAATGTTGGAGTAACATATTCGGTTGTTTAGACCCCCGGACGGAATATTAATTTTAcaagaaatgacaaaaataactaatttttactTGGATTGCTCTGCAAAAAACTATGTCTGGCGATACGTGTTTTGGGGATTACAGAGCATTTATCTGAGTACCAACTGACCAGATGAAGAAACTTCAGTATCCGGGATGTCGGACACATTTATAGATTCCATGAGTAATCAGTTTGTGATGCTCCTATGTGTGAAGCCTGACCAGCTGTAATAGTTGATGTTTTCCTAATGATTTCGCCAACTATAATCACTGCGAGGCACAAGTTGCTTACCCACCAGTGTTCCTTCAACCcaggaaataaaagaaatttcaatgtACTCCAGCAGTGAGAAGAGCATTGCCATGATATAGTTTTTGCTGATCAGAAGAGATTTGAGAGTAACATTTGATGTCCCATGAGTGGCAATTACTAAAATGTATTCAGAACTGTGAAAGAAGATTATTGCAACGAACATCTGACATAACCGTCTGTAAGCTGAATAAGTGAAGATTTCTGTCATTTTTGGCAAATAAAAGGAATcagtttttgtctcaaattcAATGTAGTGAGACCTATATGGCATATATATAGCTATCCTCACCGAAGAACTAGATAAAGAAACTTTTTGGTGCTAACTGTAGACCTGAAAAAGACGCATGGGAATACAACATTAATATGGAAAATTGAATCTCCAAATCGCCCCAAAGTCGCTTCAAGAATGAAATCTCCTGCCAAAAAGAACCGAGGATCAAAACAAGAGACCTGTGTAGAACCAGAAAACTGTAACATGACACAGAAATGTTCCAAAAACGTCTTATCAAGCAGACTAATTACAAGGTGAAATTGAAGAGAATGCGTGGGCTACCATGTGAAGTGGAGCCTACTCTGTAGCATAAACAAATTGTAATTTGGAGAAGAAATATAGAAAACAATTGGAAAATAATGAAGTACACAGAAAGCAGTCACTTGCGTGGCCtgatcttaaaataaaattaaaacacgTGCAGTTCCTTGATGACGGGCCTTTGGTGTGCAGTGATGGGCCAGAAAAGAAGCCCAACAAGTATGATTGTGTGGAGTTCTGAGCCGACCCAAGGTCCAACTAGTGGCTTATGATCCACAAAGCAAGCCCATCAAGTCCTACGACCTAGGCCTCTGGCACCGTCAAGCAAGGCAAGCTCTTGCTTCTAGAATCTACATTACAAGaagttgtttttaaattttttaaattttcaaaaatctggTTCTTCTTTTTCGACAAGAATTCTTTGTGGAAAGAtgaaaatttctctttcaaaatattaaattaattggaACTCATTAGATAAAATGGTCGCTGTTTATCACTTAATGTTCATTGAGACTAGAGAGCCACATGACTGAACAACACCATTGATCATACATTGTCAAAAGAAATCTTCaacaaataaaactattttagaaCCACCATTGGAGTGTGGCTTGGTCAGCAGTTTGAGCGATTGTCCTAGTGGTACACGTGGTGTGAGGTGAATGAGTTCACAATGaagacccctttttttttatttagcaaaaaataaaactattttatatataagtaagaattaaaaactaagggtgcgtttgttttgggggaaaatgatttcctaaAATCATTTTCCCCCCGGAAAATgatttcaggaaatcattttcccccaAACCCGCGTGTTTGGCAGCaacagaaaatgaaattttccggaaaatcatttcctgTTGACCAAAATTTACTCCTTTGACCCTGAAATGATTTTAcactttcattttcacttcaaatcatTTCCAGGTCACgcgcaagagagagagagagtgagagaaagaacGAGAGCTCAGCCAAACGCCGATCCAGCCAACGAgcgagagaaagaaagaaagcactCCCTCCCACTTCGC of Quercus lobata isolate SW786 chromosome 8, ValleyOak3.0 Primary Assembly, whole genome shotgun sequence contains these proteins:
- the LOC115958052 gene encoding putative receptor-like protein kinase At3g47110, producing the protein MKLHQTNLFAFWPILLFSISLLCLLQPTMTAIPPTNETDRLALLKFKESITDTYMMLSSWNDSMHFCHWSGITCGGRHQRVTALDLQGYKLRGSISPYISNLTFLRIINLQNNSFYDKIPHEVGHLFRLQELYLNNNTLEGEVPSILSNCSNARIINFNWNELNGKIPVELGSLKKLETLALRANNLTGRIPQSFGNLSSIRNLSLPVNKLVGNIPYHIGHLKSLVRFSISANEISGTIPSSLYNISSLQIISISINQLSGTLPANIGLTLPNLKSLAFGINEFSGPIPISLCNASQLQILDLTLNNFSGLVPTNLGNLPDLRYIDLYSNCLGRSLYFLKSLTNCSRLDILDFSTNQFGGVLPIPVGNLSTQLTRLYFGNNEISGTIPVTLGNLVNLIALGLENNLFTGLIPTIFKKFQKIQKLTLNGNRLLAEIPTSIGSLTQLLELHLDGNRLEGSIPPSLGNCQNLQILSISQNNLSGFIPPQLIGLSSLPILLNLSHNSFSGKLPFEVGNLKNIYRLDISENNLSGEIPNSIGNCFSLEYLSLQGNSFDGSLPSSMAFLKGLKFLDVSRNNLSGSIPKGLEKLPYLKELNLSFNDIEGELPTEGVFKNASAISMIGNTKLCGGVPQLLLPPCPVKVIKPTKSLSFKLKIAIIVVVVCFLLFSFILFLHRRKKSKRNSSSLDSTIDLLPNVSYKMLY
- the LOC115957191 gene encoding probable LRR receptor-like serine/threonine-protein kinase At3g47570 gives rise to the protein MTNGSLDIWLHPKIDREDQSGVLSLLQRLNIAIDVACALDYLHNHSVQPIIHCDLKPSNILLDNDMVAHVSDFGLARLLSTVTNSSQKLTSTIGIKGSIGNTAPEYGTGNEVSIEGDVYSFGVFLLEMFLGKRPTDEMFKDDLNLHSFVRMALPEQLVQIVDPALLVRGVEEMPAAAVAAREYYNENEIEADEETQAIVNHSQVEANVYKCLISVLEIGLACSIESQKERMKMEEVSKELHSIKNAFLGSRI